The genomic segment GCGATCCCACGTCGCAGGATGTACGTTGTAAATGAGGGGATCTAAGAGTTTTGAAGCTGCTAGAACCTCAACTGCTGGTAGAGGTCTTAGCAGCTTCAAAACTGATTCCTTGTGTTGGAATACCATTGGAACTTTGAATCAAAGAAATACATTTCATGCTCTTTTCTTAATGTTCAAACTTAATATGAAGTATATTGCGTTCCATTATCTTACCCCAGGCCTAGGCGTGACCAACAATTCTCATTTAGATTCTGAGTATACCAACCACATGTAGTCACTACTCgtaataccacagaatacattTTAGTACAAgtctaatacataatatagtctGAGGTAAGACGACTCCcaaatcaaataatttatttactggGACGTACGCTAGGACTTTGTACTGTATTCAGTGTTCGAGCTGCATTAGTTCTCTACAGGGTGCACCAGGGTGCCATTCCGCAGAATGTAGAGTTCGTCGCCAGTCGCCACGCCGAATACAGAATCAGTGTGTAGTTACTAGTTACTCAAATACCAGTAGCCGGCTAGTCGGTGTTTTTATAGTTTTGTCACGTGAATAACGTGATACAAATATCTCCACGACGCTCCCTTCATGCAAATGCTTTCAATTCTGTATACATATATCTGATAATGTTCTGTATACATATATCTGGTAATGACTAGTAAACAACTATCGGTTTCTTAGTTTAGCAATTAGCAGCAAGGTAATGCACACTTACAACTTGATTGTTTCACAAGAAGGTTGATTAATGCGTTGGATGTGAaagttttagacgtgggagagccaggcttcggcacgaatgggccggcacgatcggagaaataccacgggctcacagaaaaccgccgtgaaacagcgcttgcgctgtatttcgccgagtgagtgagtttaccggaggcccaatcccctaccctattcccttccctaccctcccctattcccttcccttcccatccctaccctctcctattaccctataccctcttaagaggatacaacaggggctagagaaatgaaaaaaaagtacgtgtaatatctatagctgtctcccttacctcaagcctataccgcagaacgcgatagagacaactgcagaaaatccagaaaatcaacgattcgttgtcccctgattccttctccaaaacttaaccgatttaagtacttttttcattaaagattaaaaaaaggcttgagctgtgttcctatgttttgctttttttgtataatctagccaaatctgttttctggacgtttgaacacagcggaaaatctggccatttttttgggtttttgaacgttcatatcttatttaataattaaattatgaaaaaaaagaaaacatagggacattgtattagtggccgtagatattcaggaaaaaaaattataactctactagcattatccagggaggaaacaggggacaacgtttgtatggaaaaaagggcggtgtggaatcctcttaaaaggccggcaacgcacctgcagctcttctgatgctgcgagtgtccatgggcgacttgctttccatcaggtgacccgtttgcctgGATCTCTCGCCACTCGCCAGTCTTGACGGCCATCAGCCCCACTGGGGACAAGAGGAAAGATAGAGTGCTCTTTTGTACTGCGCAGTGCGCACATACTTGGACACTATGAAATCATTTCTGTATAGCTGGTCTACTTTCAATGAAACCGCCCACCGCCaccgaaataatattataatattttataatactcgTAGTAATCATGATTTGAGGTAGTATTTGAGCGGTCAACTTACTTTGTAatacgattactccgctgtacCGCAACCGATGGTTTTTCGGTTGCGGTACGGCTTCGGTTGCGGTTACGGGGTGACGTCAGAGGCGGGCGGCGGAGATGCGCGGCCGCGGGGTCAGTGGCCGCGGTAATTGGGGAACCCTCAGGCTACTTACACTCAGTACGCTACTTACGATCAATACGAATTACGAGTCGCGTGTTCACAGCTCACTGCTCGAGATCACTATCTCGCACGAAATGTTGCCACATACATACTACACTgatcatacatattataatgtcacataattatacaaacataaaaaattagGCTTGCGGAGGACGTTTGAAGGGTTAAGAGGTAGGATCTCTCTTCACATGGatcatagataatacaatataaatagAGAACATGGATAATCACAATCTACTTCAATCATGGGCGATCATAGACAAGTATGagtaactagatgatgcccgcaactccgttacgccaaaactcgtatatcgcgcggggaccgtacattttttcggaacaaaaagtatcctagtatgttctttcccgggactcaaagtatctccatgccaaatttcagcaaaatcggttcagcggtttggacatgaagaggtaacagacagacagacagacacactttcgcatttataatattagtatggaagtatggatgactAATGTGTAACACCTGGGTTCCTGTCTTTGGACTCATCCCAGCAAAGCACGTAGCGCACGTAGCGCCGCTCGTGCTAAGTGCCAACTACACCGCTTATTACTATCGCGTATCGCGTATCGCCAATCGCGATCGCGAGTCGCTGCATTGCCGTTACATTGTTATATTTTTCAGAATTACATCTTCAGACAGGGCCCCAATTCTCGCATCTCGAAACTCGACTGACTCATTTTTAAGCGCATTGAGAAATGAATCAAGTGAATCAAGAATAAAGTCAAGTTACGCTTTAACCGTAATGTAGAGTCGTAGAGGCACAACATAATCTGTATTGAAATCGCTGACAGCTGATTACATTATTACTTActacaatattacaatattatgtaggtaagtaGGTGCTCGTAAACTTTAAAGCTATCGCGTGTTAACATACAGTAGCAATTATATCAGAGTAATTATGATTAAACATGATTTATATTGCTCTACTTTTCTATGATGCTAAATGAAACAGGTGTTGGGTCAGCTGGTTTAAGATGAGCATTGGGCTTGTTGGATGCAGGGTCTATACACTGGACGCAGAGTGCAGACGTTAATGTCACCATAATGTTACTAACAAAAAATGTGGTTACAATGCAGCAAAATTAGTTATGTCTTCTCGGAGGAATCGAGTTAACACAATGACGATTGACGCCATATCGATTTAAACTAGTtagttattataagtattatctGTATGTAGTATACTCACTGCTCGTGCGAGGCGTAGGATGTAGGTTGTACACGTGCAAGGTGTTATGTAATTTAGTATGTACCTAgtagtatgtaagtatgtaagaTTCTTCTTATTAAAGACAATGTaagttaattatttaatgagcGTATTAATCTGTTAGGTGTTATGGGGAAAACTACGAGATGATTACAAAGCCAAGAGCTGCAAATTCAAATTATGACATTATGTTTATCAATAAGGACTGCTTTTAACTCAGTATCAGCtctataaataatatgtttgacCTGCGCGGTGCGTCTTGGGATGGGTCGGGACTCGGGAATACAATTATTCAGAGGGGTCAATCTTGAGTTAACTGTAACACAATACGAATACTGTTCTATGTTCATGTCATGTGTGCAGTATAAtacttatacatatattatttatacttgaATAAGGGGGCTTGTGTAGGTAAAATACCCTTTAATACAACCGTTCTGTTGTTGTCTGTTCCGGCCTCCGGGGAACGTCAGACGAAGAACAACGGCCGTTTGACTCGTGAACGGTGAACCCAGCTCGGTAGATAAAGAGAGATGGCTCAGCGCGGGGTTATCGTGAGGTCGAACACATTCCGTAGCTGGCATAAGCTCATACATTCATCAGCGACCATGCTCCTTGTTAGCTCTGCAGCGCGGCGGCCAAGTCGGGGCCATTATGGACAATAACAAGCGAGTACGACGGACAATAACAAGCGAACCCGTGGCGCATTCTGTGATGCTCGATTGATCGTGTCCAACGCGTAGAGGCTGTATTACTTAAGGACTTAACTCTTAAGTTAACTGTTGTGTTTTTACTGATGACGGGCATCTCGTGTCGTTTCAGATGTACGCGGGCGCGCTGCTGTCGACGGCGGCGCGGCTGGCGTGGGACCCGAGCACGTACGCGTGGTTCCGGTTCCTGTGCGCGGCGCAGTACCGCGTCTCCGCCGGCTTCGTGCTGGCGGCCGGCCTGTGGCTCGCCGCGCTCGTGTCGCTGGCCGCCGCCACGCGCGCCCGCCCCGCGCTGCACGCTTACTGCGCCGGCGTCGCCTGCCTCGCCGGAGCCGAGGTCGGCAGAAATACCTTTGACTTTAactatattaagtattatgagAAAGACGAATGTAGGGATAGGAAGGCGCCGAGGTGggagataaaataaaaataataaacttctTAAGCGACTACCTCCACTCGTTGACTATTATACTGCAGCACCAAAgtcctgcccccgtagacaagtggcaaaacgctaacgctaacgctagcgctagcgctacgaaatgtatggatttgacattagtattcgctagcgaagcgatgacttatgtcaaatcgcatacattttgtagcgctagcgttagcgttagcgctttgccacttgtctacaggccctgtgCAGTTTTAAATAGTCGtctatactacgaataataaagagGAAAGGTTAGTTTGTTGTCGGATAGGTTCCGAAAACACTGGAGCGTTTAATTGATAAAATCTGGAACAGACTGGACAAaacataagatatttttttttgcttaaaaatgtacggcttcGGCGCGATACGGTTTTCATGCGGGTGGAGCCGTAGGAACCTTCTAGTAACTTATAAGTTGTGTGAGGTCTTAAGTCAAGTGTGTTCCTGCAGGTGGGTTACGGCGCGTGGATGGCGGCGTCGCTGGTGCGGTGGTGGCGGACGGCGCCGCAGGCGGagctggcgcggcgcggcgcggacCTGCTGCACGACCTCAAACCCGCGCTGCTCGCCGTCGAGCGCTACCGCGACGTCGCCCGACCGCTCTACGACATGCTGGAGGTACAGCCTGCACTTATGGATTGATAAATACGTCACCACGACATACCACGTAGTTGTAGCACGACATGTAGATACCGGCTGACAGGCTAAGTACTAACTCCTTAACTCCTTAAATCTATTGGCACTGCCTACTGTCCCAATTCCGGTGTAATTGAGAATAATAAGGATATTAACAGCTGCGGAACGCcgtgcggcggcggcggcggcggtcggcggcgggcggcggcgcccACGTCTCGTTAACGTCGCCATCGGAGATCGCCGATCACCAATTACATCAATTGAGCTTCGAGGCCTCCACCAATAATTATTCATTGACTACCGAATCGTACGCTCATGTAACTGTAACACAATGAATATGAACgaatgtgagttgtgacccgATGACCCGAGCGTAACATGTTGAATGTTGCAACAAATACGGCTCTAAATTATAGTTACCTACTTGGAGAGCTACAGTAGCATCAGAAATTAGCATGCAAGCTAAGTACTAACTGGCTAGTGGTTAGCGGGTGGATTGAGGAGGCGGCTCGCGTGGTCTCGTGACATACCCAGACTCTACTCTCGCTGAAACTCGTCGCACTCCCGACATTACTAATAAAGTACAGTGCGTTACGAGTGACCCTTAGGGCCCTTCCACGCGGCGTTTtgttacgctcgtttgtatcgatacaaacgcaagtcgtcagtgcgcaaaaaatacgtcgtgtggaaaggcccttagAAATAATAAACGTGGTATAGTAACATGTGACGTGACAATTGCAGGAGGTGGAGCGCGAGGCGCCCAACAACGTGATCGTCATCATAGTGTTCGGGCTGGTCGGCGTCGCGCTGCAGGTACAACTTCACTCTTATTGACATTtcattctttattttattgccGTAATTCCTATTTTATTCTTACcaccgccatctgcctaggattcaacttctctgatagctgATATTACATTCATTTTATCATTTCATCACCGTCAAAAGTTGATCTATTCGTCCATAGATGTCGCTACAtcacacattttaaaaatatactgaaCCCGAGCTATAATAGAACTTTATTTCTCAAAAAATTCAACTCgggaacaataattattatttaaggaacGTTGCGTGTGGTGATTTCAGATAGCGGCGTTCGTGTTCGCGCGTCGGCTGGCGCGGCGCGGTgggggcgcgggcgcggcgctcGTGCCGGAGCGCGCGGACTGCGGGTGTGCGAGCGAGAAGGCGGGCGTGTGCGACGAGGACAGCGACAGCGACCGCGAGCTGCCTGGCTGGCGCAAGAAGGCCAACCTCCGGATGTACACCATCCTCGACAAGATTTTCTAGCAGGTTCGACTCTATTGTCACATTTATAAATCGCCtacataattatacaaaaaatcataTTTGTATCAAAAGTTTCTTttgacttatttatttttataacgttATCGAAATTACAAAGCTCGCCATACAATCAATTGCTCTAACTGGCGCCATCTATCGGGTCGCTAGAGCAACTTTTCGGAGAAGGACCTGAGTTTGGATCGAGTTACACGCGAATTTTGTGATTTTATCTGtagtttataaataattattataacatactcTGTACTCAAGAGAATAATCTATTTTCTAGGAGGAACCGCCGGCCGGCACGTCGCGCGGGGGCCGCAAGCGCAAACGGCGCGCGGCCCGCACCGCccgccgccccgcgccgcccccgcACCGGCCCCCCGCCCAGCACCGGGCGCCGTCCGCCCCGCCGCGGGCGCCGTCCGCCCTACCCCGCGCGCCGACCGCGCCGCACCGCGCGCGCGACGCCCGCTGGGACGCGGTGCAGGCGCAGTTTGCGGCGTCGCGGcggccgcccgcgcccgcgctgCTCATTCTGCGCGCCGACCTCTAGCCCGCGCCGACGTCGCCCCGCCGCGACGACGACGACCCGACGTAACTCGCGAGTACATTCCTCGTATATATTTAGTAGCGTTTAAGTGTTAATGCGTCGCATCGCACGCAGGGCATTCGAATCTTTATAAAGAATAGGCGGTACACGTAATATTGTGCAAGATAATGTCGATCGTAACGAGTAGTACTCCCTGCGAGTCGTTCCCGAATTTATCCGTAGTTAGAATATTGTTCTGTACTGCCGGCGCGGCTCGGCGCGGCTCGGCGCGGCCCGGGGCGCCACCTCTCCGAAACTGCCATAttagttgttattattatatactagtaGCAATAACTATAGGTGACTGTTCATATCGACGTACCGACGACTTCCATTAGTCTATTGTAGCTGTAagacaaatatttttgtatcgtTCCTGATGACTGACGAGTGCTCACCCGCGCGTTTGTGTCGTGGATGTGATGTTACGGCAGAGCTGAATGCACACGTAACTGGCATGACTCATGTGACATGTCGTGATGTCGCACTCGGTCATGCGGCTCACGCCCGGTGTCGATACCGGGGACGTTCGTTTATAATTAGGCAATACTAGGTACCAAATTTAcctattttacatattatagcgTAAAAAAGAAGGGAATCAAAAGACTTCTTTTCAAATTAAAAGTGTTTTGGATTACCCCAGCTAGGTTACACAGTACCTGTGGATATCCACATTCCGCAATAAGAGGACGCTCCAGGCGTGCGGCGCTGGTGGTTTGAGTcgattttaaattaagttttgtACTCAATGTTTTGTGACGTATTTTTTATCTGTTTAAAATTGTTAACAACGAAATAGGTTTCTTAAAGAAGAGGAAGCAGGGGAAGCGGGGAACTATTAGTGGGTATTGTTTTCCCGACGATGATGTTGTAGCGGCGCGTTTCGCCACCTGCCACGTTTGGAGCTGATCTAGGTTTAACGGACAGCGTTTTCTGTGATTTGCTTTATTTAGTGACTAAGAGTATTTACGCTGGTGCCAAATAGTTGTAAGTCTGAGCGCGGCGAAgcaggggggaggggggagggaCGGGGGTGAGGCCGCGCTCGCTAGACAATAAGCCTCACGCTGTGAGTTCTGTTACTTAGTAAGACTTGATCTATATtaaaacgataaaataaaaatatatttttatatacttgAGACTTTTATTTACGCTTAAATTTTACTAGTAGAtgctttttaacaaaaaaaaagaaatgtttttaataactatacacataatataactgagggtcaattcagaccgcaacgcgacgcgtagatgcattctaaatttgtactgaactGACAGATTTCGATTGCGGACGTCTTGCAAAtccgtcaaatccatacaaatttagaaatgcacaaATATATCTACGatgcgcgtcgcgttgcgatcaGAATTGAcacgcggcgcggcggcgccgtCTGAAAAGGGCCCATAGAAATGTATGCAGCGGCCAGCGGCATACATTTCTATGGGTCGGGCCATCCGCAACGGATGTAAAGGtctagtttttttaaaattattatctaacATAATTACGTGACCACTCTTGAGCTCCGAGGAATCATTGGCCTTTTGCGCAATACGACATTATTGACACCCCGCTTCTCCCcgtaacatttttaacaaaatatcctCGGAGGCCGGAGCTCGCATGCGGGGAACGTAATTTCTTGCGGTAGTACAGTGCTcctaaagtgataatgcgcatagtcGCAATTTTTCAGTAAtgatcgtatttcccgagcgtcggaagacgttgctgcaagcgctgttttaaacttaacttttagAAGAACAGCGCTTTGAAGCGACGTAGAGGTGCCTAACAATgtttggacgttaccatggaaCGGCTTCTCGGTGAGTTATATGCTATAgtacttattgacggaccggcgatagcggacagccaccggctatatgatattgttacgtgctagggttcgaaggatttggaaaGAAAgtcctgctgactctcttgaagactttattcactagcactAGGTCTAACACAAAGCACTAGATCCAAAGCACTATCACTgccctaggtcgtagccaagtcgtaggtttcactggtttaCTCGCTACTGATCACTGGTTTTCACTTCGAAGTCCGATaggtttcgctggtttgacgctagatggcactaggTGTCTATATacgtaacaatatattttacttccatttcctttgaacaaggtgtaAAATGCAAGTCttgtgcattgtttggggctcttacgtttcttagattgtgcgcttttataattctgggcgTCACGTTATCGCGGAAGCCGACTTCaacgataaaacgttgggtacgttaaatgcccttttgattttacgcaccgcggacgttttgtgcggttcagaagagtgtagacgtcgtgatgtcctgaAATTTTtgctaacgtgcacgttaaaaaatTATGATCGACGGTTTAAGagcgtcttcatatatttccatacattttacttccctatgttatcgtttaaCCGCGGACGTctacgatattaccgccacgtccaaaattataaagcgcacattcgggtgttttcgtgattaagacaattagcgaagatttccatgcgcattaatttgggtttttgaattatttttttttgtgataaatggaaagatcatatataagttttataacaaaactattttttttttgcaataattaaaaagttatttcaaaataaaaattaaattttaaattcagtacCGAAGATCCGCCGACAGCTCCCGAATAAACCCGAGcgcgtgtgacgtcacaatgttagtttttGCCAGTGTTCCCAACTTAGGAGTTTTCCCCCCAGTTTTAGGGGTTAAATAAGTGAGATGGGATTTTTTTAGGGGTCTGAAATTTTTAGGGGTATTTTCagggatttttttactttttaatatttttaaattgttgatattaatattaattatttcttgacctagcgacttctagcgacatctattacgtAATTCTATGACCACTCTGTGGTGACTGGCGGCAATACTGGCGCCACTGGCGGTCATTTTATTGTCCGTGCTGTGCATGGACAAAAAACTATAGACTATTTTTTTCAAACAATCATTAAACATGTTTGACGTTTGAGTGGGTCTGAGTGGCAccaattatgtaataaaaaatggaCAAATACCTCTTCTTCAGctgatttttattttgaagtttATAATGACTGTGACGCAGCGGGCTGTAAGcgttttgaaaatatttcaaaatttggaTTAGCATTTGTCACTGTTCCAATTTCAAAGCGAGTGTCGAACGTGCATTCTCTGTCTATAATGTTGTTAAAAATAAGTTGAGGAATATCTATCTATTGAAATGTTGCAAAGCATCCTGATGGTTCGATTTACATTAAATCGTAATGATGTCACTTGTGCAACATTTAAtccaacaaataaaatgttgaatttattcAATAATCAGATGTACGACTTCAAAATATCTGAATCTTCAGATGAAgatgaaatatttaacatattaaatcaattattataataaaaatattttaaaacatatttcagtatattatctctaaactattataaatttatatatatatgcatattttaaggggaaaacagaaaattaaggtgattttaggggtttttgacaccaatttagggataaatatttttgagaggtGGTAACACTGGTTTTTGCTCATTGTAGCATACagagatataataattagtacagtgttttgagtttttatctAGTAAATTCTGTTGGCATtgttaaataatcaaaaatgtcaaaactcaaaagttatCGCTCTTGTTTTGTACCATTATGTACAAATACTACAAAAACAActcctgaaaaaatgtttttaaatgttccACAAGACGAAAAACGTCGAAAGAAATGGTTTCAAGCAGTGCACCGAGattattcaaaaacaaaatcaatttttttttgttgtgaagatcattttgatgtaagtattcataataatattgttattaattattatttatctaagtGTATAAATCGAATAAGTATAgttcagtaattaatttttttttagagtaACTGAGTAAGCTTTACTCCGAACTCGGTGTTCTGGACACACACGTCCTTTTAAAACACAAATACCATTCTTACGATTAAGTTGAACATAACCTATAGCTTTATCACCGTAACTCTCACGTGATGCTCtacaattaatgaaataattattaattatatttaatagagaataaatacttattttcatttagaatagtattttttaacagacttaCCTTGATGCCTTAGCACCTCGAACTTCAGCAGAATTAAACCGAacgtcattttaaaaaaaattagtgatCATAAATATATCAACATCAGGAATATTATTCGATTTTGCTTTTATAAATCCTTTATCACACATAGTTAGTCgaaataaacttttcaaatcgtttttcactaataaatttgagatatttttatCAAGTCAAAGATAATAGCCATAAACACTGTACTATCATGAAATTGCTTTAacattatgacgtcacaagtaTGGCGACCAATCATGGCGCGTTTACAGTCAcgtgatttttatttgaattttatcaatttttaattgtttataattaattaaaaaaaatttttttcaagttttttgcattaaaaatcaatataattaataataaagttttaaaataggtacataaaaaaaatcaatactttttttttttcaaaatcccaATTAGAGCGTATCTCCTCAGTCTTAAATTAAAGTCGATTGATAGTAACTAcgttgtattttttataaatctgTAGTTTAACCTAgtttaattttaactataaaGATGTACCAACTACAATTTTCTCCATCTTTTATCACAACAATAAAGTATTTGCTGGCGAGTGATGTCCCGAGTCCAGTCCGTGGTGGTGGTGACCGCTACTCGCTACACGAGCACGAGGCGGCCCTGCTTGTACACCGCGCGAAGCGGCGCCCGCTCCTCCCCTCGACGCACGCTGCGACACACAAACCTCATAGTAATAttagggaaataataaaacgagcgaataaaaaattactttgcgactgatgatgaacatactgttttaataacatgagcggtattaatttgactaagcgataaataaactaaactaacgactgttgatttataataaaatccagaacgagcttacaaaatgtggattgcgattaatctatttcaggtattaaaattctatccgagcgactgtattactaagtgagcgactggaaatacatagcgggcaacttcaacattaaatatagattaaatttttctaagtgaggttatttattacgagctactaaaagttcattttgagcaaacttttgtgagccgctttatctatactaatattataaagcggaagagtttgtttgtttgtttgtttgaacgcgctaatctcaggaactactggtctgatttgaaaaattctttcagtgttagatagcccatttattgaggaaggctataggctatattttatcacgccaatattaataggagctaagaaatagagaaaagagtggaaaaacgaggaaaattatttgaaaaattatttgaacgcgctaatctcaggaactactggtctgatttgaaaaattatttcaatgataGATAGCTTATTTGCGTATTAGcgtggcaaataatagcaagtgaaactggaagagtcaccagtcacaactcagattttaaattaaatatagataacaaaaatataacttccgacagtgatgttgcgactgcttttgagaaatttttcgctgacattccagtttcaattacaagtaacctaaaggactctcctgatgatgctatattgttacttaaagaaaatgtaaataaatgtgatatcgacttcagatttaaagaagtaggtcctgaagacattataaaaactttcaatttactaaatattaagaacactactgacttgtggggcctatcaatgaaagttattaaatctataatcgatgttatcgcgccctacttagcgactatatttaatgattgtataaaaagtggcgtatttcctgatctaatgaaacacagtaaagttttacctctttttaaatctggtagtaagttggacccgtctaatttccgacctatatctattttaccgacattgagtaaaatttatgaaaagataatactgaatcaattactaacgcactttaatataaataatattttacataacaaacaatttggatttacaaagggacggtctactacaaacgcaggcgttgaattgatcagtagtatttttaatacctgggagacgtcgcaggatgctctaggagttttttgcgatctctcaaaggccttaGATTGtgtgcaacacaaaacattggtcaggaaactctgtcactatggcataaaaggcacagcactcgccctcctaaaatcgtacttgtgaaatagaactcagagggttgagataaatggtaaaaaatctgctggtgcagaaattgaaatgggggtcccacaggggtctatattaggacccttcctgtttcttatttatataaatgacttgccattcttaattaaagataaacatgggatagtattatttgctgatgatacatctcttacattcaatatcaaacggcttaatgcgtgttatgacgaagtaaataatgctctctcaaagattgtacattggtttagcgttaataatcttttacttaatagtaaaaaaacgaaatatattaaattcaaattgcccaatgtaaggcaaacggaaaccaatgtgcttttaaatggtgatgttatggagctagtggatacagctgtattttaaGGT from the Aricia agestis chromosome 14, ilAriAges1.1, whole genome shotgun sequence genome contains:
- the LOC121733497 gene encoding uncharacterized protein LOC121733497; the encoded protein is MGCARGCSADKIFVFINIGFAMYAGALLSTAARLAWDPSTYAWFRFLCAAQYRVSAGFVLAAGLWLAALVSLAAATRARPALHAYCAGVACLAGAEVGYGAWMAASLVRWWRTAPQAELARRGADLLHDLKPALLAVERYRDVARPLYDMLEEVEREAPNNVIVIIVFGLVGVALQIAAFVFARRLARRGGGAGAALVPERADCGCASEKAGVCDEDSDSDRELPGWRKKANLRMYTILDKIF